A region from the Pseudomonadota bacterium genome encodes:
- a CDS encoding serine/threonine protein kinase yields the protein MELPIYAFKPAGTRRILIVSESEDLRLLLAQLVAMEWPNAEIHEWDPCVPKRTAGAVGRTDADVVLVDNALEGAGVFPEDLTAHPGHPPIVWLLDGATPRSHENAALSLHKSDLSPAALGAVVRVALASGSGSSDATWQSADTVPIGAYGDTEPLEDAGSDVFLLRRNVGSRLEAVRLNGFLMLRKLGSGGMSTIFLAQHLAKGIPMALKILDSKLIEDERFLDLFMREYNLISHVKSPHVVRIYEQGFTDTHVYIAMEYFSQGDLKDRLRYGALPPATALRIFCQVLRALAVIHAHGIVHRDLKPQNLMFREDDSLALIDFGIARHHDATADREAEGQAPAFGTPYYMSPEQCEGLPGDPRCDLYSAGTLLYEMLTGAKPYTGKTAVEVMAQHIGAPIPHLPSAVAVYQRLLERLLAKSPEDRYQDAGELANALDKLSFLPSR from the coding sequence ATGGAGTTGCCCATATACGCCTTCAAGCCCGCCGGGACACGGCGCATCCTCATCGTCAGCGAGAGCGAGGACCTGCGCCTGTTGCTCGCGCAGCTGGTCGCGATGGAATGGCCCAATGCCGAGATCCACGAGTGGGACCCATGCGTGCCGAAGCGCACGGCCGGTGCCGTGGGGCGCACGGACGCCGACGTGGTGCTCGTGGATAACGCGCTCGAAGGCGCTGGGGTATTCCCGGAGGACCTCACGGCGCACCCCGGGCACCCGCCCATCGTATGGCTCCTAGACGGTGCGACACCTCGGTCGCATGAAAACGCCGCGCTATCGCTCCACAAATCGGACCTCTCGCCCGCGGCCTTAGGTGCTGTGGTGCGTGTGGCGCTCGCGAGTGGCTCGGGCAGCAGCGATGCGACCTGGCAGTCCGCCGATACGGTACCGATCGGTGCCTATGGCGATACCGAACCCCTGGAGGACGCCGGGTCCGATGTCTTCCTGCTGCGCCGAAATGTTGGCAGCCGGCTCGAGGCGGTGCGGCTGAACGGTTTCCTGATGCTGCGCAAGCTCGGTTCCGGCGGTATGTCGACGATCTTCCTCGCCCAGCATCTGGCCAAGGGGATCCCGATGGCGCTCAAGATCCTGGACAGCAAGCTCATCGAGGACGAGCGCTTCCTGGACCTATTCATGCGAGAGTACAACCTCATCTCGCATGTAAAAAGCCCCCATGTCGTCCGGATCTACGAGCAGGGGTTCACGGATACGCACGTCTACATCGCCATGGAGTACTTTTCCCAGGGCGATCTGAAGGACCGCCTGCGATATGGGGCATTGCCGCCGGCGACGGCACTGCGCATCTTCTGTCAGGTGCTGCGCGCGCTCGCGGTCATCCATGCCCACGGCATCGTGCATCGCGACCTCAAACCGCAGAACCTCATGTTCCGCGAGGACGATAGCCTCGCGCTCATCGATTTCGGCATCGCCCGGCACCACGACGCCACGGCCGATCGGGAAGCGGAGGGGCAGGCACCGGCGTTCGGCACGCCCTACTACATGAGCCCGGAACAATGCGAGGGCCTACCCGGGGATCCCCGCTGCGATCTATACAGCGCGGGGACCCTCCTCTACGAGATGCTGACCGGCGCGAAGCCCTATACGGGCAAGACGGCCGTCGAGGTCATGGCCCAGCATATCGGTGCACCCATCCCACATCTACCGAGCGCCGTCGCGGTCTATCAACGGCTGCTCGAGCGCCTACTGGCCAAGTCCCCCGAAGACCGCTATCAGGACGCCGGGGAATTGGCGAACGCCCTCGACAAGCTCTCGTTTCTCCCCAGCCGCTGA
- the yrfG gene encoding GMP/IMP nucleotidase yields the protein MAGAKALGGEVREAMLDWSSVETVLLDLDGTLLDLHFDTHFWTEHLPLRYAERSGIGLLAAKAELAPRLKAREGSLAWYCVDYWTRELGIEIAEIKREVAHLIAPHPRVPEFLAALRALGKRMVLATNAHPKSLAIKLPRAGLTGHFDAILCAHALGAPKEQPRFWDLARTHEPFDGRRTLLIDDNLACLRTAKAAGIRFLYGVHRPDSRAPPHPPSEFPAITGFGDIMPPCR from the coding sequence ATGGCGGGCGCTAAGGCCCTAGGTGGCGAGGTGCGGGAGGCGATGCTCGACTGGTCTTCGGTGGAGACGGTGTTGCTGGACCTCGACGGCACGCTCCTCGATCTCCACTTCGACACCCATTTCTGGACCGAGCACCTGCCGCTCCGCTATGCCGAGCGGTCCGGTATCGGCCTTTTGGCCGCCAAGGCCGAGCTGGCGCCGAGGCTCAAGGCACGGGAGGGATCACTGGCCTGGTATTGCGTCGATTACTGGACGCGAGAGCTAGGCATCGAGATCGCCGAGATCAAACGCGAGGTCGCGCATCTGATCGCGCCACACCCGCGGGTACCCGAGTTCCTCGCCGCGCTGCGCGCGCTCGGCAAGCGCATGGTGCTCGCCACCAACGCCCACCCCAAGAGCCTCGCGATCAAGCTCCCGCGCGCCGGGCTGACCGGACACTTCGACGCGATCCTGTGCGCGCACGCCCTCGGCGCCCCCAAAGAACAGCCCCGGTTCTGGGACCTGGCGCGGACGCACGAGCCCTTCGACGGCCGGCGCACGCTCCTCATCGACGACAACCTCGCTTGCCTTCGCACCGCAAAGGCCGCCGGGATCCGCTTCCTCTACGGCGTGCACCGGCCCGACAGCCGCGCACCACCCCATCCCCCTTCCGAGTTTCCCGCCATCACCGGCTTCGGGGACATCATGCCGCCCTGTCGGTGA